One Cardinium endosymbiont cEper1 of Encarsia pergandiella genomic region harbors:
- the greA gene encoding transcription elongation factor GreA — translation MTYYTEEGLERMKKELIWLKSEGRIRVANDLAEAHKKGDLSENAEYDAARDAQGLLEAKIAALETLVANARVLQADEIDLSRVSILSKTRVRNKKTGTESVFMLVSQGEADLKQGKISVESPMGKGLLGKKVSETAQIDTPSGIIELEILKIGLDL, via the coding sequence ATGACCTATTATACAGAAGAAGGATTAGAGCGCATGAAGAAAGAGCTAATTTGGTTAAAAAGCGAAGGGCGCATTCGGGTGGCCAATGACTTGGCAGAAGCTCATAAAAAGGGAGATCTAAGTGAAAATGCCGAATATGATGCTGCTAGAGATGCACAAGGATTATTAGAAGCAAAGATTGCTGCTTTAGAAACTTTGGTGGCCAATGCTAGAGTACTACAAGCAGATGAAATTGACTTATCTCGCGTTTCTATTCTCTCTAAAACACGGGTTAGGAATAAAAAAACAGGTACAGAATCTGTTTTTATGCTTGTCTCTCAGGGTGAAGCTGATCTAAAGCAGGGTAAGATTTCTGTTGAATCCCCTATGGGCAAAGGGCTATTAGGTAAAAAGGTATCTGAGACTGCTCAAATCGATACCCCCTCTGGTATCATTGAATTGGAAATTTTAAAAATCGGCTTAGATCTTTAA